Proteins from a single region of Psychrobacter cryohalolentis K5:
- a CDS encoding pyridoxal-phosphate dependent enzyme, translating into MVSLPLLATKLGVKSTLVKDESKRFGLNAYKALGGSYALGCILAKHLNIDIVDIDIATVDSKLGKPLVFATAIVGNHGTGVAWAALKTKTALLIMTQITPLDYNLDYLIQKSLQTN; encoded by the coding sequence GCTGGCAACTAAACTCGGCGTTAAATCAACTTTAGTAAAAGATGAATCAAAGCGTTTTGGACTTAATGCCTATAAAGCTCTAGGTGGTTCCTACGCGCTAGGATGCATATTAGCAAAACACCTTAATATAGATATAGTCGATATTGATATAGCAACGGTCGACTCTAAGCTTGGTAAACCTTTGGTATTTGCTACTGCAATAGTAGGTAATCATGGTACTGGCGTTGCATGGGCTGCGTTAAAAACTAAGACAGCCTTATTAATCATGACTCAAATAACACCTCTAGATTATAATTTGGATTATTTAATACAAAAAAGCCTTCAAACAAATTAG
- the orn gene encoding oligoribonuclease codes for MTTGDHPNKIKIRNQGKKGLVWIDLEMTGLDTLNDEIIEIATVVTDEDLNVLAEGPVFAIKVSDQKLNGMDDWNTKQHGQSGLVDRVRRSTVTLAEAEAETIKFLNKWVDSGKSPMCGNSICQDRRFMARQMPELERFFHYRNLDVSSIKELCFRWRPDVLKNFEKGGSHLALDDIRDSIRELKHYRQHFFKLIP; via the coding sequence ATGACCACCGGCGACCATCCCAATAAAATTAAAATCAGAAACCAAGGCAAAAAAGGGCTGGTATGGATTGATTTAGAAATGACCGGTCTTGATACTCTAAATGATGAGATTATCGAGATAGCGACTGTTGTCACCGATGAAGATTTGAATGTCCTTGCCGAAGGACCTGTCTTTGCGATCAAAGTATCAGATCAAAAGTTAAATGGTATGGATGACTGGAATACCAAGCAGCATGGGCAATCAGGGTTGGTTGACCGTGTACGCCGTAGTACGGTGACATTGGCTGAGGCGGAAGCTGAAACCATTAAATTTTTGAATAAATGGGTCGATAGTGGTAAGTCGCCAATGTGTGGCAATTCAATCTGCCAAGATCGCCGCTTTATGGCGCGTCAAATGCCTGAGCTAGAGCGGTTCTTTCATTATCGAAACCTTGATGTGTCGTCTATTAAAGAGCTTTGCTTCCGCTGGCGCCCTGATGTCCTCAAGAATTTTGAGAAAGGCGGCAGTCATTTAGCGTTAGATGATATTCGTGACTCAATTCGTGAGCTTAAGCACTATCGTCAGCATTTCTTTAAACTGATACCTTAA
- the rsgA gene encoding ribosome small subunit-dependent GTPase A: MALIRQRKLTKQQIRRIDKQQLLSQDSIDDSLMDGVVMAHYGKQLEVQVTSLPSFIPLQPEVAPDDPEPFWQELALGDIWRCHVRTNLPMLAAGDQVRWNADSNTGFGRIESVKPRTSLVSRPDRYHKLKPVAANVDILAIVFAPLPAAAPTLIDRYLVVCHHAGVKPLLVLNKADLLAQEKGVDTNELLAQYAALGYESVLTSVDCPENVADSDDQEGLDELKRYIDKKLVIFAGQSGVGKSSLINALLPESAQSVNIISDNSKLGQHTTTTSRLLPFNPADLTQGGIVDTPGIREYGIWHLTPDDIISGFVELAPLSGDCQFRDCRHTHNSKGCALWEAVADGKVLQRRVENLVTLREEADTKPY, translated from the coding sequence ATGGCATTAATCCGACAACGCAAACTAACGAAACAACAGATTCGGCGCATCGATAAGCAGCAATTATTAAGTCAAGATAGTATCGATGACAGTTTGATGGATGGTGTGGTCATGGCGCATTATGGCAAGCAATTGGAAGTGCAAGTGACCAGCTTACCATCATTCATACCTTTGCAGCCTGAGGTTGCACCTGATGACCCTGAGCCGTTTTGGCAAGAGTTGGCACTCGGTGATATTTGGCGCTGCCATGTACGAACCAATCTACCGATGCTAGCAGCAGGTGATCAAGTGCGCTGGAATGCTGACTCTAATACAGGCTTTGGTCGGATAGAATCAGTCAAACCACGTACGTCATTGGTATCCCGACCTGACCGCTATCATAAGCTTAAGCCTGTCGCCGCCAATGTCGATATTTTGGCGATCGTATTTGCACCCTTACCTGCTGCCGCCCCGACACTTATAGATCGCTATTTAGTCGTTTGCCATCATGCTGGGGTCAAGCCTTTATTGGTGCTCAATAAAGCCGATTTATTGGCTCAAGAAAAAGGCGTCGATACCAATGAGTTATTGGCGCAATATGCCGCACTTGGTTATGAGAGCGTTTTGACCTCAGTTGACTGTCCTGAAAACGTCGCGGATAGCGATGACCAGGAAGGACTTGATGAGCTAAAACGCTATATAGATAAAAAGCTGGTTATTTTTGCAGGGCAATCTGGGGTCGGTAAAAGCAGCTTGATCAATGCGCTGCTACCTGAATCAGCACAAAGCGTGAATATCATCTCTGATAATTCAAAGCTTGGTCAACATACTACCACCACCAGTCGCTTACTGCCCTTTAATCCAGCCGATTTGACCCAAGGCGGCATCGTCGATACCCCTGGTATTCGCGAGTATGGTATTTGGCACTTGACGCCTGATGACATTATTTCTGGCTTTGTTGAGCTTGCACCATTATCTGGTGACTGTCAGTTCCGCGACTGTCGCCATACTCATAATAGTAAAGGCTGCGCGTTATGGGAAGCAGTTGCTGATGGCAAAGTATTGCAGCGCCGCGTTGAAAACCTCGTGACGCTAAGAGAAGAGGCAGATACCAAGCCTTATTGA
- a CDS encoding rhodanese-like domain-containing protein, protein MDRALEFVGNHPFLFGILAVLAVLFFAIENKRSGKKISPNTLGMMVNSQNAQLIDIRAKKKFVTGYIQGSRNIPFTELKDRIEEIRAIEQPVIIICDMGVQAGAAIQMIGKENVYRLEGGVGGWQAAGMPLVGIKDTKPKTKVKAKPSLHK, encoded by the coding sequence TTGGATCGTGCGCTGGAATTTGTGGGCAACCACCCGTTTTTATTTGGTATATTAGCCGTACTAGCCGTGCTATTTTTTGCTATTGAAAACAAACGTAGCGGTAAAAAGATTTCACCCAATACCCTTGGTATGATGGTGAACTCGCAAAATGCGCAGCTTATCGATATCCGTGCCAAAAAGAAGTTTGTCACCGGTTATATCCAAGGCAGTCGCAATATCCCATTTACTGAGCTAAAAGACCGCATTGAGGAAATTCGTGCGATTGAACAGCCAGTGATTATTATCTGCGATATGGGCGTACAAGCAGGTGCTGCCATTCAGATGATTGGTAAAGAAAACGTCTATCGCTTAGAAGGCGGTGTTGGTGGCTGGCAAGCTGCTGGAATGCCACTTGTTGGCATAAAGGATACTAAGCCGAAGACTAAAGTCAAAGCAAAACCGAGCTTGCATAAGTAG
- the grxC gene encoding glutaredoxin 3, whose protein sequence is MTVSVKVYTTPICPYCSNAKQLLKSKGVDYEEIGMHDMSSDDRRALMQKTNNYRTVPQIFVGETFVGGFDELNQMNQQGKLDELLAG, encoded by the coding sequence ATGACTGTATCTGTTAAAGTTTATACTACTCCTATCTGCCCATATTGCTCAAACGCTAAGCAACTGCTGAAATCAAAAGGCGTTGATTATGAAGAGATTGGCATGCACGATATGAGCAGCGATGATCGCCGTGCTTTAATGCAAAAGACCAATAACTATCGCACCGTGCCACAAATCTTCGTTGGTGAGACCTTTGTCGGTGGTTTTGATGAGCTCAATCAAATGAACCAACAAGGCAAACTTGACGAGCTATTAGCGGGTTAA
- the secB gene encoding protein-export chaperone SecB, with protein MAEEQAQPQLALERIYVKDMSLEVPGAGVFTKEWNPELDINLSSNAEKLDDDHYQVVLTVSVTAKNAEEAAFIAEVHQAGIFLLKDIPEDQIGQILGAYCPNVLFPYAREVISDIVTRGSFPQLLLAPVNFDQAFAQSQQQAQVDAEGNA; from the coding sequence ATGGCTGAAGAACAAGCTCAACCGCAATTAGCACTAGAACGTATTTATGTCAAAGACATGTCACTTGAAGTCCCAGGCGCTGGCGTATTCACCAAAGAGTGGAACCCTGAGCTTGATATTAATCTCTCTAGCAATGCCGAAAAACTGGACGATGACCATTATCAGGTTGTATTAACCGTTAGTGTCACTGCGAAAAATGCTGAAGAAGCGGCGTTTATCGCGGAAGTTCATCAAGCAGGTATCTTCTTATTAAAAGACATCCCAGAAGATCAAATTGGTCAAATCCTAGGTGCTTATTGCCCGAACGTTTTGTTCCCATATGCTCGTGAAGTCATCAGCGATATCGTAACGCGTGGTAGCTTCCCGCAGTTATTGCTTGCGCCAGTTAACTTTGACCAAGCTTTTGCGCAAAGTCAGCAGCAAGCACAAGTTGATGCTGAAGGTAACGCTTAA
- the adk gene encoding adenylate kinase, whose translation MRIILLGPPGAGKGTQAQFISKEYDIPQISTGDMLRAAIKEGTELGKQAKDVMNAGGLVSDDLIINLVQERIAKPDCVNGCILDGFPRTIPQAQALADANVTIDHVIEISVPDDEIVKRLSGRRQHAGSGRVYHIDHNPPKQEGIDDVTGEALIQREDDKESTIRDRLATYHEQTSALVGFYQNKAKEGGDAPKYDKFDGTQGIDDVKQQIFSALKG comes from the coding sequence ATGCGTATTATTTTGCTAGGTCCACCAGGCGCCGGTAAAGGTACCCAAGCTCAGTTTATTTCTAAAGAATATGATATTCCGCAGATCTCAACGGGTGATATGCTGCGTGCAGCAATCAAAGAAGGCACTGAGCTTGGCAAACAAGCCAAAGACGTGATGAACGCTGGTGGTTTGGTTTCTGATGATCTAATCATTAACCTCGTGCAAGAACGCATCGCTAAGCCTGATTGTGTTAACGGCTGTATTTTAGATGGTTTCCCGCGTACCATTCCACAAGCGCAAGCGCTTGCAGATGCCAACGTGACGATTGATCATGTAATTGAAATCAGTGTACCTGATGATGAAATCGTCAAGCGATTATCAGGTCGTCGCCAACATGCTGGCTCTGGTCGTGTATATCATATTGATCACAATCCACCAAAGCAAGAAGGCATTGATGATGTTACTGGTGAAGCGCTTATCCAACGTGAAGACGATAAAGAGTCAACCATTCGTGACCGCTTAGCTACGTATCATGAGCAAACATCAGCCCTCGTTGGCTTTTATCAGAACAAAGCTAAAGAAGGCGGCGATGCGCCTAAGTATGATAAGTTCGATGGTACCCAAGGTATTGATGACGTTAAGCAACAAATATTTTCTGCCCTAAAAGGCTAA